One region of Oreochromis aureus strain Israel breed Guangdong linkage group 19, ZZ_aureus, whole genome shotgun sequence genomic DNA includes:
- the pld1a gene encoding phospholipase D1a yields the protein MRSKAQTATSDLNLVNFVDSDSTAAQDTHDGIKMADLVESLDTRELDIGEGEDVDYDGNNIGDCRIPFSAVYATVGFKEANAKVYLPTVPIIARILEVERFTTAQDRFNASHQRSVNKSLPAVFKIELKHGEFTWMVKRKEKHFMELHRELRTYKTFMRIPLPSRSHTVRRKTVRKSEVREMPSLPRGGGEELVRDEQVSSRKRQLEDYLNKLLRMAMYRKYHHTMEFIDVSQMSFIHDLGPKGLEGMISKRSGGHRIPGMNCCGQSQACYRWSKRWLVVKDSFLLYMKPDTGAISFVLLVDKEFTIKMDSKDTETKHGVRIDSLSRTLVFKCSSYRHARWWGQSIESFVRNHGKAFLRDHRFGSFAQEQEDIPAKWYVNGKTYMEDVADALEEAKEEIFITDWWLSPEIFLKRPVVEGNRWRLDCILKRKAQQGVRIFVMLYKEVELALGINSGYSKRTLLHLHPNIKVMRHPDHVSSSVYLWAHHEKIVVIDQSVAFVGGIDLAYGRWDDREHRLTDVGSVTRSVAAEQAGSTNTPSSKGLSSVDGVSQSNGRGTPPSDPADLPKLKGIGRNRMARFSLHRLKHKHTLQHVDSVSSVDSAGSGSVRSLKTGVGELQGNTRFWHGKDYCNFVYKDWIQLEKPFDDFIDRYTTPRMPWHDIASVVHGRAARDVARHFIQRWNFTKIMKPKYRSLSYPFLLPKSHSTANELRYQVPECVNAKVQVLRSSADWSAGIKYHEESIHNAYIQVIAKSKHYIYIENQFFISCADNRTVYNKIGDAIIERIIRAHKERKKYRVYVVTPLLPGFEGDITTGGGNAIQAVMHFNYRTMIRGEYSIISQLKKEMGDQWMNYISFAGLRTHAELEGRLVTELIYVHSKMLIADDNTVIIGSANINDRSMLGKRDSEVAVIVEDSEKVPSVMDGEEYEAGHYALQLRLECFRTILGGHSDTSIDLSDPISDRFYKEVWMTTAGRNATIYEKVFRCLPSSLIRNMSELEQYQSKPGLAQTDLARAQEELRKIRGFLVQFPLDFLSEHNLMPSVGTKEAMVPTEIWT from the exons ATGAGGAGTAAGGCTCAGACTGCTACCAGTGACCTCAACCTGGTGAACTTTGTAGATTCTGACAGCACAGCGGCTCAAGACACACACGACGGTATCAAGATGGCAGATCTGGTGGAAAGCCTGGATACCCGAGAGCTGGACATAGGAGAGGGAGAAGATGTGGATTATGATGGAAACAACATAG GGGACTGTCGTATCCCATTTTCAGCAGTGTATGCCACAGTGGGCTTTAAGGAAGCCAATGCAAAAGTGTACCTCCCCACTGTACCCATTATTGCCCGAATCCTAGAGGTGGAGAGGTTCACCACTGCACAGGACCGCTTCAATGCGTCACACCAAAGGAGTGTCAACAAG TCTCTGCCAGCAGTGTTTAAGATTGAACTGAAACATGGGGAATTTACCTGGATGGTTAAGAGGAAGGAGAAGCATTTCATGGAGCTGCACAGAGAGCTGAGGACGTACAAAACCTTTATGAGGATACCACTGCCATCACGCAG CCACACAGTGAGGAGAAAGACGGTGAGGAAGAGCGAAGTGAGAGAGATGCCCTCCCTGCCaaggggaggaggagaggagttAGTGCGAGATGAGCAGGTCTCCAGCAGGAAG AGACAGCTAGAAGACTATTTGAACAAGCTGCTGAGGATGGCCATGTACCGAAAATATCACCATACT ATGGAGTTCATTGACGTCAGCCAGATGAGTTTCATTCATGACTTGGGGCCCAAAGGACT GGAAGGGATGATTTCTAAACGCTCAGGCGGACATCGTATCCCTGGAATGAACTGCTGTGGTCAGAGCCAGGCCTGCTATCGCTGGTCCAAACG cTGGCTTGTGGTGAAAGACTCATTCTTGCTGTACATGAAGCCAGACACGGGAGCCATCTCCTTCGTCTTGCTGGTGGATAAAGAGTTCACCATCAAGATGGACTCCAAAGACACAGAGACCAAACACGGAGTCCGGATTGATAGCCTctccag GACCCTTGTGTTTAAGTGCAGCAGTTACAGACATGCACGCTGGTGGGGTCAGAGCATTGAAAGCTTCGTGAGGAATCATGGGAAGGCTTTCCTCCGAGATCACCGTTTTGGATCTTTTGCACAAGAACAGGAAGACATCCCTGCCAAATG GTATGTGAATGGAAAGACCTACATGGAGGATGTGGCTGATGCTTTGGAGGAGGCTAAAGAGGAAATCTTCATCACTGACTGGTG GCTCAGTCCAGAGATCTTCCTTAAAAGACCTGTTGTAGAAGGAAACAGGTGGAGGCTTGACTGCATCCTCAAGCGCAAAGCA CAACAGGGAGTCCGAATTTTTGTAATGTTGTATAAAGAGGTGGAACTCGCTCTGGGCATCAACTCAGGCTACAGCAAAAGAACCCTTTTGCACCTGCACCCGAACATTAAG GTGATGCGTCATCCGGATCACGTCTCCTCCTCTGTCTATCTGTGGGCACATCATGAGAAGATCGTAGTTATTGACCAATCGGTGGCCTTTGTGGGCGGTATTGACCTGGCGTACGGGCGCTGGGACGACAGAGAGCATCGGCTCACGGATGTGGGAAGTGTGACACGTTCTGTGGCTGCAGAGCAG GCTGGCTCCACCAACACTCCATCCAGTAAGGGCTTGTCCTCTGTTGATGGCGTCTCTCAGAGCAATGGACGAGGGACACCGCCCAGTGATCCGGCAGATTTACCTAAGCTGAAGGGAATCGGTCGCAACAGGATGGCTCGTTTCAGTCTGCACAGactgaagcacaaacacactctgCAGCATGTGGACAGTGTCAGCAGTGTTGATAGCGCAG GGAGCGGTTCGGTACGAAGCCTGAAGACAGGTGTGGGAGAATTACAAGGAAACACTCGCTTCTGGCATGGAAAGGACTACTGCAACTTTGTGTACAAGGACTGGATCCAgctggagaaaccttttgatg ACTTCATCGACAGGTACACCACTCCCAGAATGCCCTGGCATGACATTGCCTCAGTGGTTCATGGTAGAGCTGCCCGGGATGTGGCAAGACACTTTATTCAGCGTTGGAACTTCACTAAG ATCATGAAGCCAAAGTATCGCTCCCTGTCTTATCCATTCCTGCTGCCTAAATCTCACTCCACTGCCAATGAGCTCAGATACCAAGTTCCCGAATGTGTTAATGCCAAAGTTCAG GTGTTACGGTCATCTGCAGACTGGTCGGCAGGCATAAAATACCACGAGGAGTCCATCCACAATGCCTACATCCAAGTCATCGCCAAGAGCAAGCACTACATCTACATAGAG AATCAGTTTTTCATTAGTTGTGCTGACAACAGGACGGTCTACAACAAGATTGGAGACGCCATCATTGAAAGGATCATCAGGGCACACAA AGAGCGTAAGAAATACCGTGTGTATGTGGTCACCCCTCTGCTGCCTGGGTTTGAGGGCGACATCACCACTGGTGGAGGGAATGCCATCCAGGCCGTCATGCACTTTAACTACAG AACCATGATCAGAGGAGAGTACTCTATCATCTCCCAGCTGAAAAAGGAGA TGGGCGATCAGTGGATGAACTACATCTCCTTTGCTGGACTTCGGACTCATGCTGAGCTAGAGGGACGCCTCGTCACAGAGCTCATCTACGTCCACAGCAAGATGCTCATCGCTGACGACAATACAGTCATCATTG GTTCTGCGAACATCAATGACAGAAGTATGCTGGGTAAACGTGACAGTGAGGTGGCAGTGATCGTTGAAGACTCTGAAAAGGTTCCCTCAGTAATGGATGGAGAGGAGTATGAAGCTGGGCATTATGCTCTTCAACTGCGCCTCGAATGCTTCAG AACTATTCTTGGAGGACACTCTGACACCAGCATTGACCTGTCTGACCCCATCAGTGATCGTTTCTACAAGGAGGTGTGGATGACAACAGCTGGCCGCAATGCCACCATTTATGAGAAG GTATTTCGCTGCCTTCCTTCATCCCTTATTAGAAACATGTCGGAGCTGGAGCAGTACCAGTCCAAGCCAGGTTTGGCCCAGACTGATCTTGCCCGAGCTCAGGAGGAGCTGCGCAAAATCCGTGGCTTCCTAGTGCAATTTCCTCTGGACTTCCTGTCTGAGCATAATCTCATGCCCTCTGTTGGGACAAAGGAGGCCATGGTTCCAACTGAGATCTGGACATGA